A single region of the Chrysoperla carnea chromosome 5, inChrCarn1.1, whole genome shotgun sequence genome encodes:
- the LOC123300557 gene encoding antizyme inhibitor 2-like — MGKQLDIILHCYMLVSEIIEDLDQYDNIIGNGIQTYFQNYPNLEIVAEISRYLITTAFILNTTLIGKRKTRETDVENTHYCINEGRYISFYGFFFNDSIPVPKVLKSSSTFDEVYPSTLWGGTCDSIDILYKDIYLPSLNVGDWIQFEKMGSNRMCYYTGFNGFEKTVFPA; from the exons atggGAAAACAATTGGATATCATTTTACATTGTTACATGTTGGTAA gCGAGATAATTGAAGATCTTGATCAATATGACAATATAATTGGTAATGGAATCCAAacatactttcaaaattatccaaatttaGAAATTGTGGCGGAAATTAGCCGATATTTAATCACAACagcatttatattaaatacaacaTTAATTGGAAAACGGAAAACTAGAGAAACTGATGTCGAAAATACCCATTATTGTATTAACGAAGGCCGATATATTAGTTTTTATGGATTCTTCTTTAACGATTCAATTCCAGTGCCAAAAGTTTTAAAG agttcATCTACTTTTGACGAAGTTTATCCAAGTACCTTATGGGGTGGTACATGTGATTCTATCgatattttgtataaagatatttatttacccAGTCTTAATGTAGGGGATTggatacaatttgaaaaaatgggATCAAATCGTATGTGTTATTATACAGGATTTAATGGGTTCGAGAAAACG gtatttccagcataa